GGCTCCTTCACACAGGCGGTCCTGCGGACATACACGGCCACAGACTTCTGGCAGCGAGTTGGTCTGATGACTCAGCTCCACCGCTTCCATGATATTCCCCTCGGTCACCAGCTTGAGCCAGTTGGGGATAAAGTTGTGCACCGGGCACTTCCATTCACAGTAGGGGTTGCCACATTCCAGGCAGCGGTGTGCCTGGGAGGATGCATCCTTGGGCTGGAACGGTTCATAAATTTCTGCAAACTGCTGTTTGCGAATATTGGCCGGCACTTTTTCCGGCCCCTGACGGCCAACGTCAATAAACTGAAAATCGTTCTTCAGACGGTCAGTCATTTTACCACCTCGTCCGATACCCGCCGCAGGGGCAGGTACCGCAGTTAGTCTTTCTCTGTGCTTACTCGGGACGCACACGCACTGTGTTCAGGAGATCATTCAGACTTGCAGCCTTGGGCTTGATCAGCCAGAACTTGCCGCAATAGTCATAGAAGTTATCCAGAATCTCCTGACCCCAGGCACTGCCGGTTTCGGCCGTGAACTCCTCAATCACCGAGCGCAGGTGGTTCTTGTAGGACTCCATCTGCTCGGTCGCAATGCGGTGGATATCCACCAGTTCATGGTTGTACTTGTCGACAAAGGTGTTATCGCGGTCCAGTACATACGCGAAGCCACCGGTCATACCGGCACCGAAGTTGTAACCGGTCTCGCCCAGTACTGTCACCATTCCCCCGGTCATGTACTCACAGCAGTGATCACCGGCACCTTCAATGACGGCATGGCAACCGGAGTTACGTACCCCGAAGCGCTCACCGGCACGGCCCGCCGCGAACAGCTTGCCGCCCGTTGCACCATAGAGACAGGTGTTGCCGAGGATGGCGGTATCCTGCGACTTGAACGTTGCTTCAGCAAACGGACGTACCACCACCTTGCCACCGGCCATACCCTTGCCGACATAGTCGTTGGCATCGCCTTCCAGCAGCAGATGCTGACCACCGGCATTCCAGACACCAAAGGACTGACCTGCGTGCCCCTTGAAGCGGAATACAACCGGCTTGTCTTCCATACCCAGATTGCTGTGATGACGCGCAATCAAACCAGATGTGCGCGCACCAACGGAGCGATCACAGTTGGTAATTTCAAGCTCCCATTCGCCACCGGACTTGCTCTCGATCGCGGCCTGCGCAAGCTCCAGCATGCGGGTATTCAGGCTACCCGGATCGTAAGGCTCGTTACGCGCCTGCTGGCAGGTATGCGGATACTCTGCCGGTACACCGGCCGTGCCGATGATAGGTTCCAGATCCAGATGATTCTGCTTGTCGGTTACACCCGGCAGAATTTCCAGCAGGTCAACACGGCCGATCAGTTCGTCAAAGCTGCGTACGCCAATCTGAGCCATCAGCTGACGGGTCTCTTCCGCCACAAAGCGGAAGAAGTTTTTCACCATTTCAACGGTGCCGCGGAAATGCTCATCACGCAGATCCTTGCGCTGAGTGGCAACACCGGTGGCACAGTTGTTCAGGTGGCAGATACGCAGATATTTACAGCCCAGTGCAACCATCGGCATGGTGCCGAAGCCGAAACTTTCGGCACCCAGAATCGCGGCCTTGATCACATCCAGACCGGTTTTGAGGCCACCATCTGTCTGCAGGCGAATCTTGCCACGCAGGTGGTTGGCACGCAGCGCCTGATGCGCATCGGCCAGACCCAGCTCCCAGGGGGAGCCCGCATAGTGGATGGAGGTCAGCGGAGACGCCGCCGTACCGCCGTCATAACCGGAGATGGTGATCAGATCCGCATAGGCCTTGGCCACACCGCAGGCGATGGTGCCAACACCCGGACGGGAGACCAGCTTGACGGAAACCAGCCCTTCCGGGTTGATCTGCTTCAGGTCGAAGATCAGTTGTGCCAGGTCCTCGATCGAGTAGATATCATGGTGCGGAGGCGGTGAAATCAGTGTCACGCCCGGCACGGAGTAGCGCAGGCGCGCGATCAAGGCATTCACCTTGCCGCCCGGCAGCTGGCCACCTTCACCCGGTTTGGCACCCTGGGCCACCTTGATCTGCATGACATCAGCGCTCATCAGATATTCCGGTGTAACACCGAAACGACCGGATGCAACCTGCTTGATCTTGGAGCGCTTGTTGGTGCCATGGCGGGCCGGGTCTTCACCACCTTCACCGGAGTTGGAACGACCGCCCAGCTCGTTCATTGCCACCGCCAGCGCTTCATGCGCTTCCGGCGACAGCGCGCCCAGAGACATGGCTGCACTGTCAAAGCGCGGGAAAATGTTTTCGATCGGCTCGACCTGATCCAGCGGGATGGGTTTCAGGCCTTTCTTCAGGCCCAACAGGTCACGCAGGGTCGCAACACCACGCTGATTCACCAGCTCGGCGTAACGCGCATAAGCATGTTTGTCACCGGTGGTAACCGCTTCATGAATGGTTTTGACCACATCCGGGTTGTAGGCATGGTACTCAGCGCCATGCACATACTTGAGCAGACCACCCTGCTGAATCGGCTTGCGTGCACTCCAGGCCTCCTGCGCCAACAGCGCCTGCTCCTGCTGGAAGTGCGTGAAGCGGGCGCCTTCGATACGGCTGCACACACCACGGAAGCAGAGATCGACCACTTCACTGGACAAGCCAACGGCTTCAAACAGCTGAGCGCCACGGTAGGAAGCAATGGTGGAGATACCCATCTTGGACAGGATCTTCAACAGGCCCTTGTTAATGCCCTTGCGGTAGTTCTCGTGCGCCTGCAGTGGCTCCAGCGGCAGCTCACCGGTGCGGCAGAGATCGTTCAGCACGCGGTAGGCCAGGTACGGATATACCGCCGTTGCACCGAAGCCGAACAGCACGGCAAAGTGATGCGGGTCGCGTGCGGTACCGGTCTCAACAATCAGGTTGGTTTCGCAACGCAGACCTTTTTCGACCAGATGGTGATGCACTGCACCGGTTGCCATGGCGGCATGGATCGGCAGTTTGCCGCGCTGCAGATAGGCATCGGTCAGCACCAGCAGTGTCACACCGTTGCGAGCAGCATCTTCGGCCTTGGCACACAGGTCACGCAGCGCCTGTTCCAGCCCGATCTCAGGGTCATACTGCAGATCCAGGTCAAACGAGTCGAAGCCATCCAGCTTGCATTTGCGCATGAACTGGAACTTGCTCGCCGACAGCACCGGGGTCGTCAAAATCAGGCGACGCGCATGCTCAGGTGTTTCTTCGAACACGTTCTGCTCGGCACCGATACAGGTTTCCAGCGACATCACGATCGCTTCACGCAGAGGGTCGATCGGGGGGTTGGTTACCTGAGCAAACTGCTGACGGAAGTAGTCATAGGGTGAACGAATACGGCTGGACAGCACTGCCATCGGCTTGTCGTCGCCCATGGAGCCAACTGCTTCCATCCCGCTTTCACCCAGTGGGCGCAGGATCTGGTCACGCTCTTCAAAGGTGACCTGGAACATTTTCATGTGCTGTTTGGTTTCTTCCGGCGACATTTCGCGGAACGACTGCGACTCCTCCTGGAAGCTCATGGTCTGTTCCAGGCGAATGGCATTGTCCTTCAGCCACTGCTTGTAGGGCTGGGCAGACTTGAGCTTGTTGTCCACATCCTTGGTGTGCAGCACTTCACCGGTCTGGGTATCAATCGACAGAATCTGACCCGGCCCGACACGGCCCTGTGCCACAATATCTTCCGGCTTGTAGTCGAACACACCGATTTCAGATGCCGTGCAGATGTAGCCATCGCGCGTCATGACCCAGCGTGACGGACGCAGACCGTTACGATCCAACATGCACACCGCATAGCGACCATCGGTCATGACCATACCGGCCGGACCGTCCCAGGGCTCCATGTGCATGGAGTGGAAGTCATAGAAGGCACGCAGGTCGGAGTCCATGGTTTCAACATTCTGCCAGGCTGGCGGAACGATCATGCGCACGGCACGGTACAGATCCATACCCCCTACCAGCAAGAACTCCAGCATATTGTCCATACTGGACGAGTCCGAGCCTGTGGTATTGACGATCGGCTGCAGCTCTTCAATGTTCGGCAGCATCTCGGTCGAGAACTTGGTACGGCGCGCACGGGCCCAGTTACGGTTGCCATCAATGGTATTGATTTCACCGTTGTGTGCCAGGAACCGGAACGGCTGTGCCAGCGGCCAGCGTGGTGCGGTGTTGGTTGAGAAACGCTGGTGGTAAGTACAGATAGCCGTTTCGAGGCGCGGGTCGTTCAAGTCCTGATAGAACACCGGCAGGTCGACCGGCATCATCAGCCCTTTATAGGAAAGCACCTTGTCAGACAGGCTGCAGATGTAAAAATCGGGATCATCGGAAAGCGCGATTTCAGCCTTGCGACGTGCAGTAAAAAGACTGATTGCGAATTCACGCGGGCTTTTGCCGTTGGGATGAATAAAAACTTGTTCGATCTGGGGAAGGGTATCTTTAGCGATAGGACCAAGACAGCTGTCATTGGTGGGGACTTGTCTCCAGCTCAACACTTGC
This DNA window, taken from Marinobacterium iners, encodes the following:
- the gltB gene encoding glutamate synthase large subunit, with product MNKGLYRHGEFKDNCGFGLMAHMQGQASHDLLDKAIQALACMTHRGGIAADGKTGDGCGLLMQKPDGFLRTVAAEELGVELGEHYAVGMVFLSPEAQQASVAREQLGSALQAEGLQVLSWRQVPTNDSCLGPIAKDTLPQIEQVFIHPNGKSPREFAISLFTARRKAEIALSDDPDFYICSLSDKVLSYKGLMMPVDLPVFYQDLNDPRLETAICTYHQRFSTNTAPRWPLAQPFRFLAHNGEINTIDGNRNWARARRTKFSTEMLPNIEELQPIVNTTGSDSSSMDNMLEFLLVGGMDLYRAVRMIVPPAWQNVETMDSDLRAFYDFHSMHMEPWDGPAGMVMTDGRYAVCMLDRNGLRPSRWVMTRDGYICTASEIGVFDYKPEDIVAQGRVGPGQILSIDTQTGEVLHTKDVDNKLKSAQPYKQWLKDNAIRLEQTMSFQEESQSFREMSPEETKQHMKMFQVTFEERDQILRPLGESGMEAVGSMGDDKPMAVLSSRIRSPYDYFRQQFAQVTNPPIDPLREAIVMSLETCIGAEQNVFEETPEHARRLILTTPVLSASKFQFMRKCKLDGFDSFDLDLQYDPEIGLEQALRDLCAKAEDAARNGVTLLVLTDAYLQRGKLPIHAAMATGAVHHHLVEKGLRCETNLIVETGTARDPHHFAVLFGFGATAVYPYLAYRVLNDLCRTGELPLEPLQAHENYRKGINKGLLKILSKMGISTIASYRGAQLFEAVGLSSEVVDLCFRGVCSRIEGARFTHFQQEQALLAQEAWSARKPIQQGGLLKYVHGAEYHAYNPDVVKTIHEAVTTGDKHAYARYAELVNQRGVATLRDLLGLKKGLKPIPLDQVEPIENIFPRFDSAAMSLGALSPEAHEALAVAMNELGGRSNSGEGGEDPARHGTNKRSKIKQVASGRFGVTPEYLMSADVMQIKVAQGAKPGEGGQLPGGKVNALIARLRYSVPGVTLISPPPHHDIYSIEDLAQLIFDLKQINPEGLVSVKLVSRPGVGTIACGVAKAYADLITISGYDGGTAASPLTSIHYAGSPWELGLADAHQALRANHLRGKIRLQTDGGLKTGLDVIKAAILGAESFGFGTMPMVALGCKYLRICHLNNCATGVATQRKDLRDEHFRGTVEMVKNFFRFVAEETRQLMAQIGVRSFDELIGRVDLLEILPGVTDKQNHLDLEPIIGTAGVPAEYPHTCQQARNEPYDPGSLNTRMLELAQAAIESKSGGEWELEITNCDRSVGARTSGLIARHHSNLGMEDKPVVFRFKGHAGQSFGVWNAGGQHLLLEGDANDYVGKGMAGGKVVVRPFAEATFKSQDTAILGNTCLYGATGGKLFAAGRAGERFGVRNSGCHAVIEGAGDHCCEYMTGGMVTVLGETGYNFGAGMTGGFAYVLDRDNTFVDKYNHELVDIHRIATEQMESYKNHLRSVIEEFTAETGSAWGQEILDNFYDYCGKFWLIKPKAASLNDLLNTVRVRPE